From a region of the Corallococcus coralloides DSM 2259 genome:
- a CDS encoding acyl-CoA dehydrogenase, with protein sequence MSAGINTYKTDLREIFFTLFEQFGFGQVAGTAPYDAWGPDEAKAVLTETYRFAREVLGPLNSVGDREGCRVENGSVYTPKGFKDAWGKLYEQGFKTVAVSPDHGGQGAPMMLQVTVEEILSGANTAFNMYPGLAFGAAEVIAECGTPAQQKQFVERMLNGTWGGTMCLTEPHAGSDVGAAKSTAKRNADGTYSIKGTKIFISGGDHDMAGNIIHLVLARIDGAPVGTKGLSLFIVPKLRINEDGSAGQSNDVTVASIEHKMGINGSATCVLNFGENDGCLGELVGTVEHVGMSQMFKMMNGARIAVGIQGVSLASAAYYNALDYAKDRKQGSHFTKWKDPSAPRASIIEHPDVRRMLLDIKAHVEGIRALVIKLAMHLDKAKQLAGKDDDAATYHKGQVEVLTPLVKSYGSDQAFRLCAQAIQVYGGAGYIQDYPVEQYTRDSKIFSIYEGTNHIQAMDLVGRKMGQAGGAHFQQFMGDVGSFVEAHREHPVLGEAVKTLAGAQEGLMSSAMALFGWSQDAGRFPLIPLSANRFLNMMSEVAVGWLLLDAAVIAEKAAANVAADHPDKAFYEGKKFSALWYARNVLPNVEYAARLIATEDTSPMDITDAAFGGV encoded by the coding sequence ATGTCCGCCGGCATCAACACCTACAAGACCGACCTTCGAGAGATCTTCTTCACGCTGTTCGAGCAGTTCGGCTTCGGCCAGGTGGCGGGCACGGCCCCCTACGACGCCTGGGGTCCGGACGAGGCGAAGGCGGTCCTCACGGAGACCTACCGCTTCGCGCGCGAGGTGCTGGGGCCCCTCAACTCGGTCGGTGACCGTGAGGGCTGCCGGGTGGAGAACGGCTCCGTCTACACGCCCAAGGGCTTCAAGGACGCGTGGGGCAAGCTCTACGAGCAGGGCTTCAAGACGGTGGCGGTGAGCCCCGACCACGGCGGCCAGGGCGCGCCGATGATGCTCCAGGTGACGGTGGAGGAGATCCTCTCCGGCGCCAACACGGCCTTCAACATGTACCCGGGCCTGGCGTTCGGCGCGGCGGAAGTCATCGCCGAGTGCGGCACCCCCGCGCAGCAGAAGCAGTTCGTGGAGCGCATGCTCAACGGCACGTGGGGCGGCACCATGTGCCTCACCGAGCCGCATGCCGGCTCCGACGTGGGCGCCGCCAAGTCCACCGCGAAGCGCAACGCGGACGGCACCTACAGCATCAAGGGCACCAAGATCTTCATCTCCGGCGGCGACCATGACATGGCCGGGAACATCATCCACCTGGTGCTCGCGCGCATTGACGGCGCCCCGGTGGGTACCAAGGGCCTGTCGCTGTTCATCGTCCCCAAGCTGCGCATCAACGAGGACGGCTCCGCGGGCCAGTCCAACGACGTGACCGTGGCGTCCATCGAGCACAAGATGGGCATCAACGGCTCGGCGACCTGTGTCCTCAACTTCGGTGAGAACGACGGCTGTCTGGGCGAGCTCGTGGGCACTGTCGAGCACGTGGGCATGAGCCAGATGTTCAAGATGATGAACGGCGCGCGCATCGCCGTGGGCATCCAGGGCGTGAGCCTGGCGTCGGCCGCGTACTACAACGCGCTCGACTACGCGAAGGACCGCAAGCAGGGCTCCCACTTCACCAAGTGGAAGGACCCGTCCGCGCCGCGCGCCTCCATCATCGAGCACCCGGACGTCCGCCGCATGCTGCTGGACATCAAGGCGCACGTGGAGGGCATCCGCGCGCTGGTCATCAAGCTGGCCATGCACCTGGACAAGGCGAAGCAGCTGGCGGGCAAGGACGACGACGCTGCCACCTACCACAAGGGCCAGGTGGAGGTGCTGACGCCGCTGGTGAAGTCCTACGGTTCGGATCAGGCCTTCCGCCTCTGCGCGCAGGCCATCCAGGTGTACGGCGGCGCCGGCTACATCCAGGACTACCCGGTGGAGCAGTACACGCGCGACTCGAAGATCTTCTCCATCTACGAGGGCACCAACCACATCCAGGCCATGGACCTGGTCGGCCGCAAGATGGGCCAGGCGGGCGGCGCGCACTTCCAGCAGTTCATGGGCGACGTGGGCAGCTTCGTGGAAGCGCACCGCGAGCACCCGGTGCTGGGCGAGGCCGTGAAGACGCTGGCCGGCGCGCAGGAAGGCCTGATGTCCAGCGCGATGGCGCTGTTCGGCTGGTCGCAGGACGCGGGCCGCTTCCCGCTCATCCCCCTGTCCGCCAACCGCTTCCTCAACATGATGTCCGAGGTCGCCGTGGGCTGGCTGCTGCTGGACGCGGCCGTCATCGCGGAGAAGGCCGCCGCCAACGTGGCCGCCGACCACCCGGACAAGGCGTTCTACGAGGGCAAGAAGTTCAGCGCCCTGTGGTACGCGCGCAACGTGCTGCCCAACGTGGAGTACGCCGCGCGCCTCATCGCCACCGAGGACACGTCCCCGATGGACATCACCGACGCGGCGTTCGGCGGCGTCTGA
- a CDS encoding ExbD/TolR family protein translates to MAMGKTPGSGDDEVEGAGFAEINITPLTDVMLVLLIIFMVTSSVITQQGPGGGAKAGLKVNLPKGGAADVTARTTDLSVAVLADGRFVLAGNVVAEAELKQAFDAAKNQNPDTVVIVQADEGVPHGTVVQVMELAKKAGLAQLAIGVREGN, encoded by the coding sequence ATGGCCATGGGAAAGACGCCCGGCTCGGGCGACGACGAGGTGGAGGGCGCGGGCTTCGCGGAGATCAACATCACGCCGCTGACGGACGTGATGCTCGTGCTGCTCATCATCTTCATGGTGACCAGCTCGGTCATCACCCAGCAGGGCCCGGGCGGCGGCGCCAAGGCGGGCCTCAAGGTGAACCTGCCCAAGGGCGGCGCCGCGGACGTCACCGCGCGCACCACGGACCTGTCCGTGGCGGTGCTGGCGGATGGCCGCTTCGTGCTCGCGGGCAACGTCGTCGCGGAGGCCGAGCTCAAGCAGGCCTTCGACGCCGCGAAGAACCAGAACCCCGACACCGTGGTGATTGTCCAGGCGGACGAAGGCGTCCCCCACGGCACCGTGGTGCAGGTGATGGAGCTGGCGAAGAAGGCCGGCCTCGCGCAGCTGGCCATCGGCGTGCGCGAAGGAAACTAA